In Paenibacillus hexagrammi, the following are encoded in one genomic region:
- a CDS encoding S-layer homology domain-containing protein: MKTYKAAFIALLLTVSPLSAHAASSVALNISAAEVLRGGEIDISGTVDSNVHEVSVKIISPAQTVFYIDHISASEGSFSKKIAISTNEDFTPYGVYSVVAGTEDGSVVQTFSVVDEIGGGPETDPGSNHGGHSSSPGSSSNAANPESNTSIPLSAGTMKADVLKPDLAEDGRYLIGSATWTSAIEQASGSITIELPASSEQSGQALEFPAEVLQSLKEKELDLIIKSESYTMRFPAGSIPASGEAGQRLRIMINSVWSDEAKDAVLSSIKSNPDYHAPGMALSVEIQTISGDQSTPIHKLNQPAEVTFKLTSEQAKQISSNLAGVYQVDGGRPEYVGGYIHDGEMTFKAGHFSTYTILELEKKFVDTSRHWAEPSIKSLAAKHIVSGVDDQHYEPNRGITRAEFVTLLMRAHDWTGQTPNKAGSNPFSDVAAGQYYSGQVAKAASLGIISGYNGAFRPADSITREEAVVALVNAKAYFNLTQSDKGTPRFEDQDEISDWAKAAVKEAFMAGLIEGDGTHFNPKQSVTRAEVAAMIQRLLPSGSL, encoded by the coding sequence TTGAAGACTTATAAAGCGGCCTTTATAGCATTGTTACTTACAGTCTCTCCGCTTTCCGCTCATGCAGCGTCCTCCGTCGCACTGAATATAAGTGCGGCGGAAGTGCTGCGTGGCGGGGAGATCGACATCTCTGGGACAGTTGACAGCAATGTGCATGAGGTTTCGGTAAAAATTATTAGCCCGGCTCAGACTGTCTTCTATATCGATCACATCTCAGCTTCAGAGGGCAGCTTTTCTAAGAAGATCGCCATTTCGACGAATGAAGATTTTACTCCATATGGGGTTTACAGTGTGGTTGCAGGTACCGAAGACGGAAGTGTTGTTCAAACATTCTCTGTTGTCGATGAGATTGGAGGCGGCCCGGAAACGGATCCGGGGTCTAATCACGGCGGACATTCCAGCTCACCAGGCAGCTCGAGCAATGCCGCGAATCCTGAATCGAACACATCCATTCCTCTTAGTGCAGGTACAATGAAAGCTGATGTCCTGAAGCCGGACCTGGCTGAGGACGGGCGATATCTCATCGGCAGTGCAACGTGGACTAGTGCGATTGAGCAAGCAAGCGGTTCGATCACGATTGAGCTGCCTGCATCCTCCGAACAGTCCGGGCAAGCGTTGGAGTTTCCGGCTGAAGTCTTACAGAGCCTTAAAGAGAAAGAATTGGATTTGATCATCAAATCCGAGAGCTATACCATGCGCTTTCCGGCCGGTTCGATACCCGCATCGGGCGAAGCGGGGCAGCGGCTTCGTATTATGATCAACTCCGTGTGGTCGGATGAAGCTAAAGATGCCGTTCTTTCTTCGATTAAATCAAACCCGGATTATCATGCACCTGGCATGGCACTATCGGTTGAGATTCAAACTATATCCGGCGATCAGTCTACTCCGATTCATAAGCTGAATCAACCCGCAGAGGTTACGTTCAAGCTGACGAGTGAGCAGGCAAAGCAGATTTCATCTAATCTTGCCGGTGTTTATCAGGTGGACGGTGGTCGACCGGAATACGTCGGAGGCTATATTCATGACGGCGAGATGACGTTTAAGGCCGGGCATTTTTCAACGTATACGATTCTCGAGTTGGAGAAGAAGTTTGTGGATACATCGAGGCACTGGGCAGAGCCTTCAATCAAGTCGCTTGCAGCCAAGCATATTGTTAGCGGTGTCGACGATCAGCATTATGAACCGAATCGTGGGATCACCCGTGCAGAGTTCGTTACACTGCTGATGCGTGCGCACGACTGGACCGGGCAGACTCCGAATAAGGCGGGAAGCAATCCGTTCTCGGATGTGGCAGCTGGCCAATACTATTCCGGGCAGGTGGCGAAAGCGGCGTCATTAGGCATTATTTCCGGTTATAACGGCGCATTCAGGCCTGCCGACAGCATTACGCGTGAGGAAGCAGTGGTAGCGTTGGTGAATGCGAAAGCCTATTTCAACTTGACGCAGTCTGACAAAGGGACGCCACGCTTTGAGGATCAGGACGAGATTTCCGACTGGGCCAAAGCGGCGGTTAAAGAAGCGTTCATGGCAGGCCTAATCGAAGGGGACGGTACACATTTTAACCCAAAACAATCCGTTACTCGGGCTGAGGTCGCTGCCATGATTCAAAGATTGCTGCCCAGCGGCTCTTTATAA
- a CDS encoding PA14 domain-containing protein — protein MSRNTSFKERALIVIMACTLMFTGTSSAMLAEANTGEADPTLPNESANVTDWKVQGDGSDPNTVIQNVYSDNGASLAVPLVMQQSNAKEHGLLGEYYTGTDTFGFGEHKATTVITQINFTNLDPVLQSWTGKQDNANARWSGQIMPPQTDTYTFYMIGDNGFRLWVNDQLVIDHWVDDWDKEQTGIPITLEGGKKYSFKVEYFENYGGSNLYLLWSTPTMAKTIVPADAFYLPQNYIGPVAGTVASDGRSVSLSVYSDMNPLPASLLQHLTLQADGTSIPIQQVEQGSELSTLKLNAASVIKPDQIVNVMYDGAAGLQAADGTVVGSFTFSPVNMSEAEDYSPFAIAMSFYGSPKTNRSFAWYTNYNIPEHAPADSKDSIVEVVPADQEFGSPAVKRYTGKPEDTRVLENLKITNSTNGSFISHKVLVDGLTPGTAYKYRVGNDGNWSAAGTFTTEADNENAYDFLYMTDSQGSNTQEYQTWGNTLKNGLSDYPNAKFLVMTGDEVDAGALESQWLDYFGQAQDKFMKLPVMAAVGNHEGPYNDNYYYHFNYPNDSIDDPLPPGSVYAFDYGDAHIMVLNTMDIGWDDRQKASFDQEIDWLKREVAETDKKWKIVAFHKAIYSLGNHAIDSDILALRSKMYPIFDELGIDVVLQGHDHTFMRSYQMYHDKPVENVEKDADGNALNPDGTLYMINNSAGKKYYDLKDGVDRYYAATYQQPKKPIYSGIRMTEDSFTIDSYISGEEQPFDTYTIVRKDSKPAPVEQLSATISDGKSLLSWHQPQNDQAEDAVRGFRIYETQGKLGKNWSVYVPAVESQESYQYTIEGIDPSKAYEFAVKAVDKRDNSLPVTVSTAVAAPTNPVADDGRNTFGWTNVPGFDDPSSYEYSVDGGSSWMPVTANPQPIGNYDYAAGSVMVRVKGDEAAEAPPGAALASQSAFTADNSLGKYSFTGEMKRGQQLQLDVTVEKLDADYHDGAYAVFELMDGDAPLLISAVPIEQDQMKISQYFHVSGENYKVKVFISDQFNSDLNVQKQLARPLLFQ, from the coding sequence GTGAGCAGAAACACCTCGTTTAAAGAACGTGCGCTTATTGTCATCATGGCTTGTACGTTGATGTTCACCGGTACTTCATCCGCCATGCTGGCTGAAGCGAATACGGGAGAGGCGGACCCGACTTTACCTAATGAATCGGCGAATGTGACTGATTGGAAGGTGCAAGGGGATGGCTCTGACCCAAATACCGTCATACAAAATGTTTATTCCGACAACGGCGCTTCACTTGCTGTACCGCTAGTGATGCAGCAATCGAATGCAAAAGAGCATGGCTTGCTAGGTGAGTACTATACAGGAACTGACACGTTCGGCTTTGGGGAGCATAAAGCAACGACTGTTATTACGCAGATCAATTTTACGAATCTGGATCCGGTGCTGCAAAGCTGGACAGGGAAGCAAGATAATGCCAATGCCCGTTGGAGCGGTCAGATCATGCCTCCTCAAACGGATACCTATACCTTCTATATGATCGGTGATAACGGATTCCGCTTGTGGGTGAATGACCAGCTTGTCATTGACCATTGGGTGGACGATTGGGATAAGGAGCAGACGGGGATACCGATTACTTTGGAAGGCGGAAAAAAATACAGCTTCAAAGTGGAATACTTTGAGAACTATGGCGGTTCGAATTTATATCTCCTTTGGTCTACACCTACGATGGCGAAAACGATTGTTCCGGCTGACGCTTTTTACTTGCCGCAAAATTACATAGGACCAGTAGCTGGGACTGTCGCAAGTGATGGTAGGAGTGTTTCGCTAAGTGTGTACTCGGACATGAATCCGCTGCCGGCGTCGCTGCTTCAGCATTTGACTCTACAGGCAGATGGTACATCCATTCCTATTCAGCAAGTGGAGCAGGGTAGTGAGCTTTCTACACTCAAGTTGAATGCGGCCTCTGTGATCAAACCCGATCAGATCGTAAACGTTATGTATGATGGAGCTGCGGGACTTCAGGCAGCCGATGGCACGGTTGTTGGAAGCTTCACATTTAGTCCCGTGAATATGTCAGAAGCAGAAGATTATTCACCATTCGCCATCGCGATGTCTTTCTATGGCAGTCCTAAGACTAACCGATCGTTTGCTTGGTATACGAATTACAACATCCCGGAGCATGCACCAGCGGATAGCAAGGACAGCATCGTTGAGGTGGTGCCGGCCGATCAGGAATTCGGATCACCTGCGGTTAAACGCTATACAGGGAAGCCGGAGGATACGAGAGTTCTGGAGAACCTGAAAATCACCAATTCTACCAACGGATCCTTCATCAGCCATAAAGTGCTCGTCGACGGATTAACGCCAGGCACTGCCTATAAATACCGGGTAGGTAATGACGGCAACTGGAGCGCTGCGGGTACATTTACGACTGAGGCAGATAACGAGAATGCTTATGATTTCTTATACATGACGGATTCACAAGGCTCAAATACACAAGAATACCAGACTTGGGGGAACACGCTCAAGAACGGCTTAAGTGATTATCCGAACGCCAAATTTTTGGTTATGACCGGAGACGAGGTTGATGCGGGTGCGTTGGAAAGCCAATGGCTGGACTACTTCGGTCAAGCGCAGGACAAATTCATGAAACTGCCGGTCATGGCTGCCGTCGGTAACCACGAAGGTCCTTATAACGATAACTATTATTACCATTTTAATTATCCGAATGATTCGATTGACGATCCGTTGCCGCCTGGCAGTGTGTACGCTTTTGATTATGGTGATGCCCACATTATGGTTCTGAATACGATGGATATTGGCTGGGATGACCGCCAGAAGGCATCGTTCGATCAGGAGATAGACTGGCTGAAGAGAGAAGTTGCCGAAACGGATAAAAAATGGAAGATTGTAGCCTTCCATAAAGCGATTTATTCATTGGGTAACCATGCGATTGATTCGGATATCTTGGCGCTTAGAAGCAAAATGTACCCGATTTTCGATGAGCTTGGCATCGATGTGGTTTTGCAAGGACATGATCATACCTTCATGAGATCGTACCAAATGTATCATGACAAACCTGTCGAGAACGTGGAAAAAGACGCAGACGGCAATGCGCTGAATCCGGACGGCACGCTGTATATGATTAACAATTCGGCGGGGAAAAAGTACTACGATCTGAAAGACGGTGTAGACAGATATTATGCAGCGACCTACCAGCAGCCGAAGAAGCCGATTTACTCGGGTATTCGGATGACGGAGGACAGCTTTACGATCGATTCCTACATTTCAGGTGAAGAGCAGCCTTTTGACACCTATACCATTGTTAGAAAGGATTCGAAGCCTGCTCCCGTCGAGCAGCTTTCGGCTACAATCTCAGACGGTAAGAGCCTGTTATCCTGGCATCAACCTCAAAATGATCAAGCGGAGGATGCAGTTCGAGGATTTAGAATTTACGAGACTCAGGGAAAACTGGGCAAGAACTGGAGTGTTTATGTTCCAGCTGTCGAAAGCCAAGAGAGCTACCAATATACGATAGAGGGTATCGACCCAAGTAAGGCTTATGAATTTGCGGTTAAGGCTGTCGACAAGCGGGATAACTCGCTTCCCGTTACCGTTAGCACGGCAGTTGCGGCGCCGACGAACCCCGTGGCGGACGATGGACGCAACACATTCGGGTGGACGAATGTCCCCGGATTCGACGACCCGTCCAGCTATGAATACAGTGTTGACGGCGGAAGCAGCTGGATGCCGGTAACGGCCAATCCTCAACCGATCGGGAACTATGACTATGCAGCGGGCTCGGTGATGGTGCGCGTGAAAGGCGACGAAGCTGCGGAAGCTCCGCCTGGTGCAGCTCTTGCTTCCCAAAGCGCCTTCACAGCGGATAACAGCTTAGGCAAGTATTCCTTTACAGGCGAAATGAAAAGAGGTCAGCAGTTGCAGCTCGACGTGACGGTGGAGAAGCTGGATGCGGATTATCATGACGGCGCCTATGCGGTATTTGAGTTGATGGACGGGGATGCTCCGCTCCTGATTAGCGCGGTTCCGATCGAACAGGACCAAATGAAGATCTCTCAATATTTTCATGTGAGCGGAGAGAATTACAAAGTAAAAGTGTTCATATCCGATCAATTTAACAGTGATTTGAACGTACAGAAGCAGCTGGCAAGACCGCTCCTGTTCCAATAA